ATCGTAAAAAAGGAAAATAGATCGATAAAAACAGAACTACATCGTACAATAAAAGTCTTTATAATGATTATCCCGACAGGCTCCTAGAGAATATTGTAATGTGGAAATTTCGAGAGACGAAACAGCCGTTCAATCCCTGTCAAATATAAATCCTCCCCATTTCTCTAAAACAAATAAAAACCGACCGCTCCCCCCCTAAATCCCCATCAGCCTCGCTATAATCTCCTTCATCACCTCGGTGGTGCCGCCGGCGATGCTGACGGCCCTCAAGTCCGAGTAAAGCCGCGCCACCTCGTACTCCGCCATGTAGCCGTAGCCGCCGTGGAGCTGCGTGGCGGTGTAGGCGGCCTTGTTTACCATCTCGCCCGCGCTCGCCTTGTACATCGATATCTCCTTGGTCACGTCGTCACCCTTGGTGTATCTCAGGGCGCAATGGTAACCGAGGGCGCGGTTGAGCTCTATCTCCGTCGCCATGTCGACCAGCTTGTGCCTGATCACCTGGAACTTGGAGATCGGCCTCTTGAAGGCCACCCGCTCCTTGGTATACTCGATCGTCTTTTCGAGGATGTACTGGGCGGTCTCGACGCAGATCAAACCGGCGATCAGCCGCTCCATCTGGAAGTTCTTCATGATGGCGTAAAATCCCTGCCCCTCCTCCCCCAGGAGGTTTTCCGCGGGGACCTCGACGTCCTCGAAGAATATCTCGGCGGTGTCGGAGGCGTGCCCGCCGATCTTCTCCAGCTTGTTTGCTGTGACGCCCTTCCTGTCTTTTTCGATTACGATCAGCGATATCCCGCTGTGGGCTGGCTCCGCCTTCGGGTCGGTCTTTACGGCCGTTACCAGGAGGTCGCCGTAGTACCCGTTGGAGATGAAGGTCTTCTGACCGTTCACTATATACTTGTCGCCCTTCTTTTCGGCCTTTGTGGCAATCGCCGCGACGTCGGAGCCGGTGCCCGGCTCGGTTACCGCTATGGCGCAGACCGCCTCCCCCGTGGTGCATGGGGTCAGCCACTTGAGCTTCTGCTCGTGCGTCCCCAGGAGGTTGATGTATGTGGTGGACATGTCGTTGTGCCCGCAGACCCCGACGCCGAATCCGGGGGAGCCGCAGCGGGCCACCTCCTCGGCCATCACCACGCGAAAGAGGTCATCCGCCCCAACGCCCCCGTATTCGGGGTCGTAGCAGAATCCCAGAAATCCCATCTTTCCCATCTCGAGCCAGATCGAGCGGGGGCTCTGCCGCTTTTCGGCCCACTCCTCCGCGAAGGGGAAGACCTTATCGGCAAAAAATTTCCTGAGCTGATCCCTGAACAGCTCGTGCTCTTCCGAGAAAATTTCGTACTTCATCTCAAATCCTCTTTTCAAGAAATTCCGTTCAAAAACCGATACATTTCAACAATTTTTTATAGAGAAAAAGTGGGAATAAGCTATCAAATTTGGCGTGAAAATGGAAGAAAAAATTAGATTTTCGGGAGATTTTTTAAGGCGGGTAAGGAGAACAGTTGACCAAAAGCTTCCCGCGATTGCGGCCTGTCCTTCAAGCTCCATCCCTGTGGTAATTACTTCGTATCGACCCGATATTCGGGCGGTACCTCCGGTCTCTTGCGCCAGTCGGCGTCGACCGCGTCGAGGCTCGATATCGCCGCCTCCCTCACCGACTCGTCCGGGTCTGCGAGTAGGGGCAAAAGCTCCTCCAGAAGCCACGGCTGACCCCTCGCGACCGATACGACGCAGTATGCGGCGGCCCTCCTGACCTCCGGGCTCTCGTCCTTTAGCGCCCTTCTGACGGCCGGGGCGGCTTCGGGATCGCCCAGGCTCATCATCCCGAAGACGGCGCTCTCCCTGACGCCGCTGTCTTTGTCTCCGGCGGCCTTGAGCAGGACCGGAAGGACCCTCTTGGTTCCGTACTCCCCCACCATGATGACGGCAAGGCGCCGGGTCACCGGATTTGGATTGTCGACGTCTTTGAGGTACCACATGGTCCTGATGGGCCTGTTGAAGATCATGGTGAGAAGGGCGATCCCTATCAGTGACAAGAGCGTTACAAGCACCGCCCTTTTTATACGGCTCGGCTTCCCGCCGGCAAAGAGCGCAAGGATAAGGGCGATCAGCATCAACAGGGCGACGGGAAGTCCCACCACCACAATGACGGGAAGGGCGATCATCCCTTCGGGCCACCCCCCTGAGCCCGCCCATCGGGCGATAATACAGGAGACGGCGATATACAGGGCTAGGGCGGCTAAAATGACTGCTCCCCTCTTCGGCCGGCTCTCAATCCGCCATGAAAAAAAGACGCCCGCCAGTCCCCCGGCGGTAACTATAAAAAAAAGGATTATCGAGATAAATTCCTTCGCCATCTTGGAATCCAGTAAAAAAATGATTAAAGGGTGTTCACGTCATCAGAAAAAAACCGCCTTCAGAACCCGGCGCGAGGTCGGTGTGCCGAAATCAGTCGAACTTCGTCATCTTGGCGATCACCACGATCCCCCCCTTGGTAACGTCGAAGGCCTTTTCGTCCTCCGCCCTGGAAAACCCGATCTCCATCCCGTCCGGTATCGTGACGTTTTTGTCTATGATCACCTTTTTCAGCCTCGCCCCGCTCCCTATCTTGACCCTGTCCATGATGATCGACTCTTCGATCTCGCTCCCCTCGTAGATGGAGACGTTTCTTCCTATTACGGAGTTTATAACCCTGGAGCCGATGATCAGATCCCCGCCGGAGACGATCGAGTTTTGAATCCCTTCCCCGTCTGTGCCGGCCGATATTATCTTTGCCGGGGGGGTCGGCGGCTCGTAGGTGTAGATAGGCCACTTGCGGTTCAACAGGGAGAACTCGGGGTCCCTGGAGATAAGGTCCATGTGCGCCTCCCAGTAGGCCTCGATCGTACCTACGTCCCGCCAGTAGGCGGGCCTTCCCGTTACCTCGTCTACGAAGGGGAACGCGTAGACCTTATCCCTGTCTATCATGGCCGGGATGACATTTTTGCCGAAGTCGTGGGAGCTTCCGGAGCGTTTCGCGTCCTCCACAATCCGCTTTACCATCTTCTCGGTGTTGAAGACGTATATCCCCATGGAGGCGAGAATGAGATTTGGATCGGACGGCATGGTCTCCGGCGTTTCAGGCTTCTCCTGAAATCCGATGATCCTGTAGTTTTTATCCACCACCATAACGCCGAACTGTCTGGAGAGCTCCTTCGGCATGGGTATGGCGCCCACGGTGAGGTCGGCGTTCTTCGCGTTGTGGAAGTCGATGAGGTTCCTGTAGTCCATCCGGTAGACGTGATCCCCCGAGAGTATCAGCGTCATATCCGGCCTCTCCTGCTCGAGGGTGTAGATGTTTTGATAAACCGCGTCGGCCGTCCCCCGGTACCACTCCTCGCTGACGCGCTGCTGGGCGGGGATGATGTCCACGTACTCACCCATCTGACTGGAGAAGAAATTCCAGCCGTGTTGGATGTGCCTGTCTAATGAAAAGGATTTGTATTGGGTGAGGATTACGATCCTGCGAAGGCCCGAGTTTGCGCAGTTTGACAGGGTGAAGTCGATAATCCTGTAGTTGGCGCCGAAGGGGACGCCCGGCTTGGCCCTGTCCCGCGTCAAGGGATAGAGCCTCTCCCCCTTACCCCCGGCGAGGACCATGGCCAGTATCTTCACCTGTCACCCCCTATCAATCAGGCGGTTTTCCCAAGAATCTCGGCGACCTTATCCTTGAGCTCGGAAATATCCGATGACTTCACTATATAGGCGTCGGCCCCCCAGCTTCTGAAATCGTCCCTGTAGGATGAATAAGCTGAATTAAGAATTATGGGGATATTTTTCTCCTTCGCTATTATCTTGCCCAGCGCCTCGATCCCGTCCATCTCCGGCATTCGAATATCCATTATGATAAGATCGGGAGAGAAAGACTTGAGCTTTTCTATACATTCCTTGCCGTTTTTGGCGATCTCAACTTCATAGCCTTCCTCTGTAAAATCCTCTTCGTAGAGGAGACATATATTCTCATCGTCGTCAACAATTAGGAGCTTTGGCATATCGACCTCCCCTCTTTGACTCTATGTTCAAACTCGATCTTATATCAAACTTCAATCACGAAAGCTTCAATCATGCGCGATATTCGATTTCGATACGGTTACAATTCTACCAAGATGATGGCGCCCTGTCAATAATATTACAATAGATAATGATATTACAAATCGTATCTTATCGGGTCATTTATTTTTGACATTTCCGTAGCAAGGATGTTAAAATAAAAAAAATTCCAAGCGATGGAAGGGAGGTGTTTCCATGATCGGAAATTCCGTAGACGGTGGTTCCGCTAATGAGAGCAGAAAACATCCGCGAGAGAAGGTAAAGATAAGGGTGAACTACAAGACCGTTGACAGGTTCAA
Above is a window of Candidatus Zymogenus saltonus DNA encoding:
- a CDS encoding acyl-CoA dehydrogenase family protein — its product is MKYEIFSEEHELFRDQLRKFFADKVFPFAEEWAEKRQSPRSIWLEMGKMGFLGFCYDPEYGGVGADDLFRVVMAEEVARCGSPGFGVGVCGHNDMSTTYINLLGTHEQKLKWLTPCTTGEAVCAIAVTEPGTGSDVAAIATKAEKKGDKYIVNGQKTFISNGYYGDLLVTAVKTDPKAEPAHSGISLIVIEKDRKGVTANKLEKIGGHASDTAEIFFEDVEVPAENLLGEEGQGFYAIMKNFQMERLIAGLICVETAQYILEKTIEYTKERVAFKRPISKFQVIRHKLVDMATEIELNRALGYHCALRYTKGDDVTKEISMYKASAGEMVNKAAYTATQLHGGYGYMAEYEVARLYSDLRAVSIAGGTTEVMKEIIARLMGI
- the glgC gene encoding glucose-1-phosphate adenylyltransferase, which codes for MVLAGGKGERLYPLTRDRAKPGVPFGANYRIIDFTLSNCANSGLRRIVILTQYKSFSLDRHIQHGWNFFSSQMGEYVDIIPAQQRVSEEWYRGTADAVYQNIYTLEQERPDMTLILSGDHVYRMDYRNLIDFHNAKNADLTVGAIPMPKELSRQFGVMVVDKNYRIIGFQEKPETPETMPSDPNLILASMGIYVFNTEKMVKRIVEDAKRSGSSHDFGKNVIPAMIDRDKVYAFPFVDEVTGRPAYWRDVGTIEAYWEAHMDLISRDPEFSLLNRKWPIYTYEPPTPPAKIISAGTDGEGIQNSIVSGGDLIIGSRVINSVIGRNVSIYEGSEIEESIIMDRVKIGSGARLKKVIIDKNVTIPDGMEIGFSRAEDEKAFDVTKGGIVVIAKMTKFD
- a CDS encoding HEAT repeat domain-containing protein; this encodes MAKEFISIILFFIVTAGGLAGVFFSWRIESRPKRGAVILAALALYIAVSCIIARWAGSGGWPEGMIALPVIVVVGLPVALLMLIALILALFAGGKPSRIKRAVLVTLLSLIGIALLTMIFNRPIRTMWYLKDVDNPNPVTRRLAVIMVGEYGTKRVLPVLLKAAGDKDSGVRESAVFGMMSLGDPEAAPAVRRALKDESPEVRRAAAYCVVSVARGQPWLLEELLPLLADPDESVREAAISSLDAVDADWRKRPEVPPEYRVDTK
- a CDS encoding response regulator — translated: MPKLLIVDDDENICLLYEEDFTEEGYEVEIAKNGKECIEKLKSFSPDLIIMDIRMPEMDGIEALGKIIAKEKNIPIILNSAYSSYRDDFRSWGADAYIVKSSDISELKDKVAEILGKTA